A region of the Pseudarthrobacter oxydans genome:
CCGGACTGGCACAGCTGGTGCGGGACCTCGTCAGGCGAGGCACCGCCGTCGTGATCCTCAGCCAGGTGGTCGATACGCCGCTCCTTGACGCCGGGACGTGGCATGTTGTGGTGGACGGCAGGGTAACGGCCAGCGGCACCCCTGCCGAACTGCATCCGGGCTCCGGCCTGCTGCCGTCGGGCATCCGGCGCCCCGGCAGCCTGCCGGAAGGAAAGGAGGCGGCGCGGCCCCGCGGAGCAGCGCGCCCGGCCGTGCCAGCCAGTGTGCCGCCTGGCACGGCACCAACCGTCCCGGTGCTGGAACTCCGCGGCGTCTCCTTCGACTACCCGGATGGCGGGAGGAAGACCCCTCGCCGCACGCGGCCGGGAGGCGGTCCCGGCCCCGCCAGGCAACCGCGGGTGCTGCGGGACGTCAACCTGGCGGTCAACCCCGGGGAGATCGTGGCAGTGACCGGCCCCAATGGTGCAGGGAAATCAACGCTGCTGCGCCACCTCAACGGACTGCTGCGGCCCGCCTCCGGGCAAGTCCTCGTCCGTGGCTCGGACATAGCCGGGACGCCGGCCGGCGTGGTGGCCCGATCAGTGGGCCTGCTGTTCCAGCAACCCCGGGACCAGCTGTTCGAGCGGACCGTACTCCGGGAGGTGCGCTTCGGCCTGGACAGCCTCTTCCACCCCGGTGAGGCGCCGGGCCGGGCCCTCGAGGCGCTGGCCGCCGTCGGCCTGGCAGGGGCTGCCGGTGAGCACCCCGCCGAACTGCCCGCGTCCAGCCAGCGCCTCCTTGCCCTGGCCACGGTCCTTGCCCGCAAACCCGCGGTCCTGGCCCTCGACGAACCCACCGTGGCGCTCGACGGCGACGGCCTGGCCCTGCTGGACGCTGCGGTGCGTGCCGCGGCAGGGGAGGGCGCCGCCGTCGTGCTGGTCACGCATGACCTCGCCTATGCCCGGTCAATGGCACACCGCGGTGTGGAGCTCGACGGCGGCCTGCTGGCCGGGTGATCCGGCCGGCTGATCAGGCCGGGCGGGACGCCGCTCCCGGCGGCAGGAAGCGCCTGCCGTTGACGCGTTCGGAGGCACCCACCCGGTCAAGGTACGGGGTGATGCCGCCGAGGAACATGGGCCATCCGGCGCCCAGGATCATGCAGAGGTCAATGTCCTCCGGCCCTGCAACCACGCCTTCTGCGAGCATGAGGCCGATTTCCTCCGCGAGGGCGTCCTGGGTACGCCGCAGCACCTGCTCCGCCGTGGAAGGGGAGGTGCCGAAGGACATCAGCGCCAGCGTGGACTGCGGGATTTCCTTCGAGCCGTCCGGGCCGGCCGCCCAGAGGCCCTTCACGCCGTTGTCGATGAGCTTTTGCAGGTTGGCGGATACCGTGAACCGTTCGCCGAAGGCGGCGTGGAGCGATTCCTGCACGTGCTGGGCCACGGGAAGCCCCACCATGGCGCCCAGTGTGAAGGGCGTCATCGGCAGGCCCATGGGCCGCAGGGCGTTGTCGGCCACTTCAGCCGGGGTGCCTTCGTCAAAGGCGGCCGTCACTTCACCCATCAGCCGCAGCAGGATCCGGTTAACCACGAACGCCGCGGCATCCTTGACCAGCACGGCAGTCTTTTTGAGGCCCTTGGCCAGCTCAAACGCGGTGGCGAGGACGGCGTCGTCGGTCCGCGGGGCACGGACGATTTCCAGCAGCGGCATGACGGCCACGGGGTTGAAGAAATGGAAGCCCACCACGCGCTCCGGGTGCTTCAGGTCTTCCGCCATGGCCGTGACGGACAAGGAAGAGGTGTTGGTTGCCAGGATGCAGTCCGGGGTAACGATCTCTTCCAGTTCCGCGAAGACCTGTTTCTTGACGTTGAGTTCTTCGAAGACCGCTTCGATCACAAAGTCGGCATCCGCGAAAACCTCCTTGGACACCGAGCCCGTGACCAGTGCCTTCGTCCGGTTGGCGGCGTCCTGGCTGATGCGTGCCTTGCCCAGCAGCTTGTCCACCTCAGCATGGACATAACCCACGCCCTTGTCCACCCTGGCCTGGTCGATGTCCGTCATCACCACGGGGACCTTGAGCTGGCGGGCGAACAGCAGGGCCAGCTGGCTGGCCATCAGGCCGGCGCCAACAACTCCCACTTTTGTGACCGGGCGGGCCAGCTTGCGGTCCGGGGCCCCGGCCGGCCGCTTGGAGCGCTTCTGGACCAGGTCAAGGAACGCGTAGACGGTGGCGCGGAATTCATCGGTCTGCATGAGTCCGGCCAGCGTTTCGCATTCAAGCGCGGCGGATTCGGCCTGGGTCATGGTGCGGTTCGCCTCGAGGAGGTCCAGGACCTTTTCGGGGGCGGGCGCTGCATTGGAGGTCTTGGCCTCCACGAAGGCCCGCCCGGCCGCGACCGCACCGGCCCACCTGGCGGCAGTTTCGGGTTCGGAAGGGTCGACGGCGTTGGCTCGTTCCGGGATGACGTCGCCGGAGATGACTCCCGCCGCCCAGGCCAGGGACTGCTCCAGGAAATCGGCCGGTTCGAAGATGGCGTCGGCCATGCCGAGGCTGAATGCCTGGGGGCCGGTCAGCGTCCGGTTGTTGCTGAGCGGGTTTTCGATCATCACCTTCACGGCGTTTTCCGGCCCGATGAGGCGGGGCAGGATGTAGACACCGCCCCAGCCCGGGACCAGTCCGAGGAAGGCTTCCGGCAATGCCAGTGCCCCGGCTCCGGTGGACACGGTGCGGTAGGTGGACTGCAGCGCGATTTCGAGGCCGCCGCCCAGGGCTGCGCCGTTGATGAAGGCGAAGCTGGGGACTCCAAGGTTGGCCAGGGTTGCGTAAACGTCGTGGCCCAGCTGCGCCATCCACAGCCCGTGCTCGCGTTCTTCGAGGTTCTTGACGGCGGAAAGGTCGGCGCCGGCCACGAGGTAGTAGGGCTTGCCCGTTATTCCGACGCCGACGATCTCACCGCGGCCGGCGCGCTCGCGAAGGCCCTCCAGCACCGTGCCGAGCTCAACCAGGGTGTTGGGTCCCAGCGTGGTGGGCTTGGCGTGGTCCAGGCCGTTGTCCAGGGTGATGAGCGCGAACGTGCCGGGGCTGGGTTTGCCCGCCGGAGCGGGCAGTTCGATGTCCTGGACGTAGGAGTGCGTGACGGTCTCGTTCGGGAACATTTCTGCAAGCTTGGTGAAATCTGCGGCGCTCATGCGGCTCCTTCGGAAGCGGTTTCGGTGGCGGCGGAGCCCCCGGGCCGGGCTCCGCTGTTGTCTGTGTATTCCGGGTGATGCGGGTTTTCCCAGATCACGGTGGCTCCCATGCCGAGGCCGACGCACATGGTGGTGATGCCGTACCGGACGGAGTGGTCCTCCTCGAACTGCCGGGCGAGCTGGGTCATCAGCCGAACACCGGACGAGGCCAGGGGGTGGCCCACGGCGATGGCGCCGCCGTAGCGGTTGACCCGGGGGTCGTCGTCGGGAATGCCGAAATGGTCCAGGAAGCTGAGCACCTGCACGGCAAAAGCTTCGTTGATTTCAAAGAGGCCGATGTCCGCGATGGTGAGCCCGGCATTCTTCAGCGCCTTCTCGGTGGCCGGCACGGGCCCGATGCCCATGACTTCTGGTTCAACACCGGCGTACGCGTAGCTGACCAGCCGCATTTTGACCGCCAGTCCCAGCTCTGCGGCAGCCTCGGCGGACGCCAGGACCGCTGCGGTGGCGCCGTCGTTCAGGCCTGCGGCGTTTCCGGCGGTGACGCGGCCGTGGGCCCGGAACGGGGTGCGGAGGCTGGCGAGGTCGGCCAGCGAGGTGCCTGGACGTGGCGGTTCATCCGCGGTGTTCAGCGTCCAGCCCTGGCCGGGCTTCAGGGCCGCAACGGGAACCAGGTCCGGCTGGATGCGGCCGTTGAGGCGGGCATTCTCGAACTTGGCCTGCGAGGCGACGGCGTAGGCATCTGTTCGTTCCTTGGTGATCGCCGGGAAGCGGTCGTGCAGGTTCTCGGCCGTGTTCCCCATATTGAGCGCGGCCGGGTCCACCAGCCGCTCTGACATGAACCGCGGATTCGGGTCGGTGCCTGAGCCCATGGGGTGGTTGCCCATGTGTTCCACGCCCCCGGCCACCACAACGTCGTACGCGCCGAAGCTGATCCCTCCGGCCACGGCGGTCACCGCGGTCATGGCTCCGGCGCACATGCGGTCAACGGCAAAGCCGGGAACCGTCCTGGGCAGTCCGGCAAGCAGGGCAGCCGTCCGGCCAAGGGTGAGGCCCTGGTCTCCGGTCTGGGTGGTGGCCGCAATGGCCACTTCATCGATCCGCGCGGGCGGCAGGGACGGATTCCGCCGCAGCAGCTCGCGGATGCACTTAACTATCAGGTCGTCAGCCCGGGTGCCGGCGTAGATGCCCTTGTCCCCGGCCCTGCCGAATGGTGTGCGGAGGCCGTCCACAAAGACGACGTCCCGGACAGTGCGCATGGATGCGCCGCTTCCCTGGTGGCTCACGTATAACTCCTCATCGAGACGTAGGCGCCGGTGCATGCCTTTGCTGGCAATGGCCCGGCGGCAATACGTTCGATGTTACTCGTGAGTAACTTAGCCCGCAAGGTCCCCGGATTGAATGGACCCTCTCTCACTTAATGCCCATTTTTGGCCAACGTCCTATCACTCTCTTCAAGAAAGTGAGAGAGCGTTGGCGGTTTTCACGCATCAAGTGAGAGAGCGTCTGGGGAATCGGTTTGGGAGCCGGTGGCGGTGCAGACGGCTGCGCCTACTTGCCCGCTGCGGTGGCGTCCGCCTTGGCTTCCTTGGCTTCCTTGGCGGGCAGCGGCTGCGGGTGCAGGAACGCTTCAACGATGAGGGGCGTTGCCAGTTCCACCTGCCACTCACGTGCGCCCAGGGCGCGGAGTTCGGTGGCGACTGCTGCTTCGGTGATCTCCGCCGGCGGCCGCCAGGCCACGCGCCGCAGGTAATCCGGGGTGAGCAGGTTCTCCAGCGGGAGGCTCAGCGACTCTGCCTTCGCCTGCAGCAGCGGCCGGGCGGTGGCCAGGCGGGCGGCCGCCTCCGGGTCCCGGTCCACCCAGACACGGGGCGGAGGCGGCGCGTTGGTGGGCAGGTGCAGCGGCGGGAGTTCTTCGAGATCCCGGGCAGCTGCGATGCAGCGCAGCCAGCGGGGCGCTTCACGTTGCGCCGCCCGGCCGTGGAAGCCCTTGGTGCCCAGCAGCTGCGGCACGGTGGTCGGCATGGCTTTGGCAGCCGCCACCAGGGCGGAGTCGGGAATCAGCCGTCCCGGTGCCACGTCCCGTTTCTGTGCCAGGGAGTCGCGCTCCAGCCACAGCTCACGTACTGCTGCCAGCTGCCGGCGGTCCCTGATCTGGTGCAGGCCGGAGGTCTTCCGCCACGGGTCCACGCGGGCTGGAGGCAATCCGGCGGCCAGGATCGCCGCAAATTCCTGCTCGGCGTACTCCAGCTTTCCGTCGGCCTGGAGGAGCTCGATGAGTTCCTCCCGCAGTTCCGTGAGGACTTCGACGTCCAGTGCGGCATACCGCAGCCAGGGTTCAGGCAGGGGCCGGGTGGACCAGTCCGCTGCCGAGTGCTCCTTGGCGAGTCCGAAGCCGAGCAGCTGTTCGATGACGGCGGCCAGGCCCACGCGGGGCAGCCCGGCCAGCCGGGCGGCAAGTTCAGTGTCGAAGAGCTTGTCCGGCCACATGCCCAGCTCTGAGAGGCAGGGCAGGTCCTGGCTGGCGGCGTGCAGGATCCATTCGACGCCGCGGAGGGCATCGTTGATGATGTCCAGGTTCTCGAAGGGTTCGGGGTCGATCAGCCAGGTCCCGGCGCCCTCGCGCCGGATCTGGACCAGGAAAGCGCGCTGCCCGTAACGGAAGCCGGAAGCCCTCTCGGCGTCCACCCCTGCCGGTCCGGTTCCGGCGGCGATGGCCGCAGCGCAGCGCTCCAGGCCGGACTGCGTCTGGATGACCAGCGGAACGCCCTCCCGGGGAGCAGCCAGCTCAACGATTTCGGGGACGGGGCTGTCAAAGCCTTCCACCGTGATGTGGGGTGCGGCATCAGCGGCCGGGACGCCGGCCGTGGTGTTTTCCGGAATGTTAGGGGTCATGATGCCTCCAGTTTACCGGCCGGCCGGTAAACGCCTGCCTGCCGGGCCGGTGCCTTGCCCGGCCATCCCGTCCGCGGCCCTGCGCCATCGGTCCGCCTTCGGTCCGCCACTGACAAACGGTCTCAGTTCCGGCGGCGCAGCGTCAGCGGCGTCACGCCGTCCGGCAGGGGCGGCAGGCCGGCGAAGGTGCAGACCATGTCGGACCAGGCCTCAAGATGGGCCTGGACGTCGGACGTGGCGGGTGTCCAGGACGCGCGCAGTTCGATGTCGATGGATCCGGGCCTTTCGGACAGGGTGCCGAAACTCTCCGAGAGGACCCTGGTGGCAGTGCCGCCGGCGGCCCGGTACGCCGCCTTGTGGTTCTCCAGTGCCTCCACCAGCCAGGTCCAGGCGACTGTTCCGAGCATTTCGTCGTTGCCCATCTCGGGTTCCAGCTCCGCACGGATATAGGTGACAATGCGGAATTCCCCGTCCCAGACCTCGGAGCCTTGGGGGTCGTGGAGGAGGATGAACCGCCCCGTCGCCAGTTCCAGCCCGTCCTCGTCTTCCGTTCCGGACGCCGCAGCGAGTGCCATGGCGGCGGGGCCGTGAAGCGGGGTTCCGGGAGTACCGGAGCCGGGGGCAAAAACTTCTGCGCCCAGGGCCACGGCAAAGGGCGCCAGCCGGGCCGGCGCCGGGATCTCCGCCAGGCGCAGTTCCCGGCGGCACTGGGCTTTCCTGAGGGTTCCCAGAGCGTGGAGAAACTCCGGGGGAACCTGGTCAAGTGCGTTCACCTTCGCAGGTTACGCAACTGGGCGGGGCAGGGCGGTTAGGCTCGCCGCCGGCTTCCGGCGCGGACCGTCAGTTCCCGCCATTGTGCAGTTCCCGGCGGAGTGCGGCAACGAAGGCATCCACATCCTCTTCGGTGGTATCGAAGGAACACATCCAGCGCACCTCGCGCGTGGCTTCATTCCAGTCATAGAAGCGGAACGACGCGCGCAGCCTGTCGGCCACGCCTTCGGGGAGGACGGCGAAGACGCCGTTGGATTCGGTCTCCTGGGTGGGCCGGACGCCGTCGATGGTGTCGACGGCGGCGCGGAGCCGGGCGGCCATGGCGTTGGCGTGGGCGGCGGACCGCAACCACAGGTCACCTTCCAGGAGCGCGATGAACTGCGCCGACAGGAAGCGCATCTTGGAGGCCAGCTGCATGTCCATCTTGCGCAGGTAGAGGAGCCCGTGGGCTGCTTCCGGATTCAGTGCCACCACCACTTCGCCGAACAGCAGGCCGTTCTTGGTGCCGCCAAAGGACAGGATGTCCACCCCGGCGTCGCGCGTGAAGTCCCGCAGCGGAACCTGGAGGTGGGCTGCGGCGTTGGCCAGCCGGGCACCGTCCATGTGCAGCTTCATCCCCTTGGCATGGGCATGCCCGGCAATGGACCGGACTTCCTCCGGCGTGTAGCAGGTGCCAAGTTCCGTTGTCTGGGTGATGGACACGGCCAGCGGCTGGGCGCGGTGCTCGTCCCCCCAGCCCCAGGCCTCCCGGTCAATCAGTTCGGGCGTGAGCTTGCCGTCCGGCGTGGGGACGTGCAGCAGCTTGATGCCGCCGACGCGTTCCGGCGCGCCGTTCTCGTCCATGTTGATGTGGGCGGTGGAGGCGCAGACCACGGCGCCCCAGCGGGGGAGCAGCGACTGCAGTGAAAGGACGTTCGCGCCGGTGCCGTTGAAGACCGGAAAGCACTCGATGCCTGGGCCGAAGTGGCCCTCCATCAGTTGCTGCAGCCGGGCGGTGTAGTCGTCCTCGCCGTAGGAGACCTGGTGGCCTTCGTTGGCGGCCGCCAGTGCCGCCAGCACCTCGGGGTGGACGCCAGAGTAGTTGTCCGAGGCGAAACCCCGCACGTTCGGATCATGGAGGCGGATACCGGCGGCGGTTTCAGCGGTTGTTGTCATGGCTTTGCTCACGCTTTCAGTGTAGGTAAAGTCCGGGCCGGGGACAGTGACGCCGCCAGCTGCAGCCGCCGGCCGTTCAGTTCGGCGGCCGGGGCATCAAAGAGTCCGACGACGGCGCGCGCCAGGTCCTCGACGTCGGTGGCG
Encoded here:
- a CDS encoding low specificity L-threonine aldolase → MTTTAETAAGIRLHDPNVRGFASDNYSGVHPEVLAALAAANEGHQVSYGEDDYTARLQQLMEGHFGPGIECFPVFNGTGANVLSLQSLLPRWGAVVCASTAHINMDENGAPERVGGIKLLHVPTPDGKLTPELIDREAWGWGDEHRAQPLAVSITQTTELGTCYTPEEVRSIAGHAHAKGMKLHMDGARLANAAAHLQVPLRDFTRDAGVDILSFGGTKNGLLFGEVVVALNPEAAHGLLYLRKMDMQLASKMRFLSAQFIALLEGDLWLRSAAHANAMAARLRAAVDTIDGVRPTQETESNGVFAVLPEGVADRLRASFRFYDWNEATREVRWMCSFDTTEEDVDAFVAALRRELHNGGN
- a CDS encoding HRDC domain-containing protein, which codes for MTPNIPENTTAGVPAADAAPHITVEGFDSPVPEIVELAAPREGVPLVIQTQSGLERCAAAIAAGTGPAGVDAERASGFRYGQRAFLVQIRREGAGTWLIDPEPFENLDIINDALRGVEWILHAASQDLPCLSELGMWPDKLFDTELAARLAGLPRVGLAAVIEQLLGFGLAKEHSAADWSTRPLPEPWLRYAALDVEVLTELREELIELLQADGKLEYAEQEFAAILAAGLPPARVDPWRKTSGLHQIRDRRQLAAVRELWLERDSLAQKRDVAPGRLIPDSALVAAAKAMPTTVPQLLGTKGFHGRAAQREAPRWLRCIAAARDLEELPPLHLPTNAPPPPRVWVDRDPEAAARLATARPLLQAKAESLSLPLENLLTPDYLRRVAWRPPAEITEAAVATELRALGAREWQVELATPLIVEAFLHPQPLPAKEAKEAKADATAAGK
- a CDS encoding ATP-binding cassette domain-containing protein, with product MAGGRNALETAGPILSAGIRTFTFHDDAAPVLHGVELAFVPGTFTAVLGPSGSGKSTLGRVLAGWLPPGSGGTLHGFLELAGTRLQFGGGGDPRINPAEWGRQVGFVPQDPAAVLSTVRATVAEELAFGLENRAVERAAMKSTVERTAALLGLTDLLDHHPARLSGGQLRRLAIGCAIVTEPRVLIMDEPFASLDSAGTAGLAQLVRDLVRRGTAVVILSQVVDTPLLDAGTWHVVVDGRVTASGTPAELHPGSGLLPSGIRRPGSLPEGKEAARPRGAARPAVPASVPPGTAPTVPVLELRGVSFDYPDGGRKTPRRTRPGGGPGPARQPRVLRDVNLAVNPGEIVAVTGPNGAGKSTLLRHLNGLLRPASGQVLVRGSDIAGTPAGVVARSVGLLFQQPRDQLFERTVLREVRFGLDSLFHPGEAPGRALEALAAVGLAGAAGEHPAELPASSQRLLALATVLARKPAVLALDEPTVALDGDGLALLDAAVRAAAGEGAAVVLVTHDLAYARSMAHRGVELDGGLLAG
- a CDS encoding acetyl-CoA C-acyltransferase, producing the protein MSHQGSGASMRTVRDVVFVDGLRTPFGRAGDKGIYAGTRADDLIVKCIRELLRRNPSLPPARIDEVAIAATTQTGDQGLTLGRTAALLAGLPRTVPGFAVDRMCAGAMTAVTAVAGGISFGAYDVVVAGGVEHMGNHPMGSGTDPNPRFMSERLVDPAALNMGNTAENLHDRFPAITKERTDAYAVASQAKFENARLNGRIQPDLVPVAALKPGQGWTLNTADEPPRPGTSLADLASLRTPFRAHGRVTAGNAAGLNDGATAAVLASAEAAAELGLAVKMRLVSYAYAGVEPEVMGIGPVPATEKALKNAGLTIADIGLFEINEAFAVQVLSFLDHFGIPDDDPRVNRYGGAIAVGHPLASSGVRLMTQLARQFEEDHSVRYGITTMCVGLGMGATVIWENPHHPEYTDNSGARPGGSAATETASEGAA
- a CDS encoding 3-hydroxyacyl-CoA dehydrogenase NAD-binding domain-containing protein, encoding MSAADFTKLAEMFPNETVTHSYVQDIELPAPAGKPSPGTFALITLDNGLDHAKPTTLGPNTLVELGTVLEGLRERAGRGEIVGVGITGKPYYLVAGADLSAVKNLEEREHGLWMAQLGHDVYATLANLGVPSFAFINGAALGGGLEIALQSTYRTVSTGAGALALPEAFLGLVPGWGGVYILPRLIGPENAVKVMIENPLSNNRTLTGPQAFSLGMADAIFEPADFLEQSLAWAAGVISGDVIPERANAVDPSEPETAARWAGAVAAGRAFVEAKTSNAAPAPEKVLDLLEANRTMTQAESAALECETLAGLMQTDEFRATVYAFLDLVQKRSKRPAGAPDRKLARPVTKVGVVGAGLMASQLALLFARQLKVPVVMTDIDQARVDKGVGYVHAEVDKLLGKARISQDAANRTKALVTGSVSKEVFADADFVIEAVFEELNVKKQVFAELEEIVTPDCILATNTSSLSVTAMAEDLKHPERVVGFHFFNPVAVMPLLEIVRAPRTDDAVLATAFELAKGLKKTAVLVKDAAAFVVNRILLRLMGEVTAAFDEGTPAEVADNALRPMGLPMTPFTLGAMVGLPVAQHVQESLHAAFGERFTVSANLQKLIDNGVKGLWAAGPDGSKEIPQSTLALMSFGTSPSTAEQVLRRTQDALAEEIGLMLAEGVVAGPEDIDLCMILGAGWPMFLGGITPYLDRVGASERVNGRRFLPPGAASRPA
- a CDS encoding DUF3000 domain-containing protein, whose protein sequence is MNALDQVPPEFLHALGTLRKAQCRRELRLAEIPAPARLAPFAVALGAEVFAPGSGTPGTPLHGPAAMALAAASGTEDEDGLELATGRFILLHDPQGSEVWDGEFRIVTYIRAELEPEMGNDEMLGTVAWTWLVEALENHKAAYRAAGGTATRVLSESFGTLSERPGSIDIELRASWTPATSDVQAHLEAWSDMVCTFAGLPPLPDGVTPLTLRRRN